The DNA region AACCATGATCAGTTCCCGGCGCTCGGCTGGCAGGGCATTGAGGACGGCGGCCAGTTTCTCGCCCTCGGATGGATCCCGGCTTTTGACGTTGATCAGCAGCCGCCTGTCCGGAAACGTCTGAAGCATTTCGGCAAGCGTCGGCATCTGGCCAACGCCGGTGCCGCGGAAAGGAAAGGTCTTTCCGCCGTCGGCGGTATAGCCATAGCCGATATCGAGCGCCTTCATCTCCGCCATCGAGTGCTCGCGGGTGACGCCGTGCCCGTTCGTGCGGCAATCGAGCGTCCAGTCGTGGAAGATCGCGAATTGCCCGTCCGTCGTCGGATGAACATCGACCTCGACGATGTCCGCGCCCGCATCGAATCCCGCCTGCATCGAGCGGATGGTATTTTCCAGATAGTCGTGCTTCGGCGGCAGCATACGCGCCGCCGTGCAGGTGTCGTTCGTCAAATCCCGTTCGTCGAAACGTTGCGCGATTCCGCGATGCGCCAGCAGCACCGGCTTACCATCCCGGTGCGATGCCAAAAAATCGGTATTGTTCAGATAAACGGCTGCGACGAAGACAGCGATTGCCGCTATGCCAAAACGCAATTTCTTTTTCAAATCGGTTTCCTTCAAACGAATGTGGCGAATCGCTAGAGCGAGATTCGGGTCGATCTGCGGCACGGAGCAGCACGGCGGCAGGCCGATGGAATTGCAGTAAGCTACTGGCTCTTGGCCGGTTTCCCGCTATCTTCCGTCTCATGATGCGACCCGATGCTCTGCTTTTTCCGGCTCCCGAAGGGCTTTATTGCCCCGACGGGGGATTCTATGTCGATCCGGTGCGGCCGGTGGAGCGGGCGCTCGTCACCCACGGCCATTCCGATCATGCCCGCCCGGGCCACCGGCATGTTCTCGCCACCCGCCAGACGCTCGACATCATGCGTCTGCGTTGTGGCGACGGGTTCTCCGGCAGCGAGCAAGCCGTCAGTTTCGGCGAAGAGCTGGATTTGAACGGCGTCAAGGTAAGCTTCCATCCGGCAGGCCATGTCCTCGGCTCCGCCCAGATCGCCGTCGAGAAGAACGGCACGCGCATCGTCGTTTCCGGCGATTACAAGCGCCGCCCGGATCCGAC from Rhizobium sullae includes:
- a CDS encoding glycerophosphodiester phosphodiesterase family protein translates to MKKKLRFGIAAIAVFVAAVYLNNTDFLASHRDGKPVLLAHRGIAQRFDERDLTNDTCTAARMLPPKHDYLENTIRSMQAGFDAGADIVEVDVHPTTDGQFAIFHDWTLDCRTNGHGVTREHSMAEMKALDIGYGYTADGGKTFPFRGTGVGQMPTLAEMLQTFPDRRLLINVKSRDPSEGEKLAAVLNALPAERRELIMVYGGDEPIDAVRRLAPDIRTASRTSLKSCLLGYIGYGWTGILPEACRNTMMLVPVNIAPWLWGWPDRFLNRMEGGNSLVFALGRYRGGDFSTGIDTPELLAKLPPGYSGGIWTNEIEAIGKLMGN